The nucleotide window ACGCGGCAGTGGGTCTCGTCACGACTTATGGACAGCTACTTGCTCTACGATTTTGCCTTGGTCTTTTCGAAGCTGGTTTGTTCCCGGGTCTCAACTTTTACTTGTAAGTCTTCGATTGTTATTTCAGTGAAGAATAAACAGCCACTAATCGATTCCATAAGGACTGGTTGGTATAAGCGTGATGAGATCAATAGGCGATGTGCGTTCTTCTTTGGTGGTGCTGTGTTGGCTGGCGCTTTCGGCGGCATCCTTGGGTGTAAGTCTGGCCGTAGTGGAGGAATCGTAGAATTAGCAGAACCCTGACATCTTGTAGATGGTCTGAGTAAAATGGATGGAGTCGGCGGGAAACAAGGATGGTCATGGATTGTATGTTTTTCGGAGTATCAATCAGAGAAACTGGCTAATGGTCCCGGAAGTTCATTATTGAGGGCCTCCTTACCTTTATACTAGCTGTTGCCAGTTTTTGGATGATCCATGACTGGCCAGACCGAGCCAGGTTCCTTACACCTTTGGAACGAGAAATAGTCCTCACACGGCTGAAAGCGGAGCAAGGCTTGGTGAGCCGTGTTTGAATCATGCATGAGAGGAAGTCTTGCTAACTTGCTTCAGGCTTCTGAAGGAAGCTATAACAAGAGAATTGTCAAGAAGGCTTTGACGGACTGGAAGACATATTGTCTAATGTTGATGTACATCGGCGCGGCGGAACCCCTTTACAGGTGAGTATCGTTCatgggagaagaagttTTGTCGGTCGACTGATGGATACGTTTTGCACATAGTGGATCGTATGTCTATTCATCAATGATGGCTTGTTCAatttcttttctttttgttttACTGAAACAAACCTTCCAGCCTCTTCTCTCCCACTATCATTGCTCATCTCGGTGatttctccatctctcaGTCGCTTCTTCTCAGTGTTCCGCGTACGTTCTTACATTGTCCCAGGGTGAAATAAGCTTACGATCACAAAGCCTACGTATTGATGTTCATCACAACAATGGGGACCGCATTCCTCAGTGATAAATTCAGAAGACGAGGGTTCTTCCTTATGGGATGGTGAGGTCATGCTCTGGTATGAATCGAAGAGACGAATTGACTGTGTCCCAGGTCTCTTGTTGGTGCAATTGGCTATCTACTCCTCTTGACTGTTCCTATTCGATACCCAGTAAGCATAGTCATTGCTTGAAGTAAAAGCATAATTAAGTGAAATTCAGGGTGCGCTGTACTTTGCCGTGTACGTGTCGTCTGCCGCTGTTGGCCCTCTGATCGCCACCACCATTGCATGGACTGGTAACACTTGGGGTAATCACTGTGCGTATCGCTCACTTCACTGTCTGGGTCGTTGCGCTGATATAAAATTTAGACAAGAAGGCCATTTGCATGGGACTCGTCTTCTCCGCTGGTAATAGCGGTGGTATCGTGTCCTCTCAGGCATATCGGAACAAGGATGCCCCTCGTTTCCTACCTGGACATGCTACAGCCATGGCGTTCTGCCTGCTCAATTGTTCCATGGCATTTCTTTTGTACGTCATGAATAAGCGGGAGAACAGGAGGAGGGATGAAAAGTATGGTCCGGCGCCTCTTCCTGATGAAGTCCAAGAATTTGAAGACCCGGAGTATCA belongs to Cryptococcus gattii WM276 chromosome I, complete sequence and includes:
- a CDS encoding uncharacterized protein (Similar to TIGR gene model, INSD accession AAW43134.1), producing the protein MSWSEEKLATSRTSIDGNRIVVNTSDADIPDTDYKREAAEQIAAMSPEEFQALEKKLLWKIDLKLIPWMTLLYLLSFIDRVNVGAAKLVGLNEELNLSSLQYSNASMIFFVPYVLFEVPSNLLLKKLRPSRWIPFTMVCWAIFQTTMGLVTTYGQLLALRFCLGLFEAGLFPGLNFYLTGWYKRDEINRRCAFFFGGAVLAGAFGGILGYGLSKMDGVGGKQGWSWIFIIEGLLTFILAVASFWMIHDWPDRARFLTPLEREIVLTRLKAEQGLASEGSYNKRIVKKALTDWKTYCLMLMYIGAAEPLYSLFSPTIIAHLGDFSISQSLLLSVPPYVLMFITTMGTAFLSDKFRRRGFFLMGWSLVGAIGYLLLLTVPIRYPGALYFAVYVSSAAVGPLIATTIAWTGNTWGNHYKKAICMGLVFSAGNSGGIVSSQAYRNKDAPRFLPGHATAMAFCLLNCSMAFLLYVMNKRENRRRDEKYGPAPLPDEVQEFEDPEYQRKWGLEGMTRAEIIELGDDHPAFRYWL